ATAGATCATCTGTCTCTGTACACTGGAATCAGTTTGAAGCAAGTGGGTTTTGTTTTACAGATACTCCTGGACATGGGAGCGGTTGGGCTGAAACACCACGTACTGATCGAGGTGGCGATTCCATTGGCGAAACCCCAACCCCTGGGGCAAGCAAAAGAAAATCACGTTGGGATGAAACGCCTGCAAGCCAGATGGGGGGGAGCACCCCTGTGTTGACCCCCGGCAAAACACCAATTGGTACACCAGCTATGAACATGGCGACCCCCACACCAGGTATgcttgaattatttttttaacagcCCAAGCGTAAAACATGCTGGAACTCAGCAACGACCTAATGAAATAGAAGAGCGGTTTTCAAGCTTACTCTGCTTATCCCTAAAGGGGCGTGCAATGCGTGTCTGCTTAAATAATTCGAGTTTGAAATGCGATAATGATGTATATATGCCTTTGCTTGTTGCGCCGTGCATTTGAACATGGAGATCATTTGACGCAGTTAACAACATAATCTGTTGATTTCAACGTAGGTCACATCATGAGCATGACTCCTGAACAGCTCCAAGCTTGGCGGTGGGAAAGAGAAATAGATGAGAGAAATAGGCCCCTTTCTGATGAAGAACTTGATGCCATGTTTCCTGAGGGATATAGGGTAAGCAGATGGACCCAAGCCATCACTTGCGGGATTAGCATGAATTTAGATAATGTTTTCCTTAACTTTAACGTGCCTTGTTCAGGAGCGGACCTATGTTTTGAATATGTTTTGCATGTTGTGAATCAGGACCTGACTGATGTATTTTCTCCGTTCGTAGTAACCTAATAGTTTTTGTGCCTGCACTTTGAGCGATCTCttcattattttgcttttaaaatttacCATGAATGTTCTCAAAATACTGGATGGAATCCAGCCGTTTCCTAAACTTAACCGTGggaacctggatagctcagtggattagagcatggtgttgataatgccagggttgcaggtttgatccccatatgggacagctgcatattcctgcattgcaggggattggactagatggtcctccgggtcccttccatctctatatggttctgtgattctattgggCCTAACCCAGAGGAGTCTTCTTTATATAGCTGGgctcagtttcaaaagcagtttgcattGGAGAGCCAGGTCCTCTTAAGGGAGAAGCAGTCTAAAAAGCCCTTGTGCTTAGAATTACTTGCTCTctcacacctctctctctttttggagatccagtgtggtgtagtggttagagcggtggactcgtaatctggtgaactgggttcgattcccagtagtgatgctaCCTTGCCAGTAGTTGTGTAGAGTAGAGGTGTAGTGCCAGtagtggtgagagccagtgtggtgtagtggttaagagcaatagacttgtaatctggtgaaccgggttcgcgtctccgctcctccacatgcagctgctgggtgaccttgggccagtcacacttctttgaagtctctcagccccactcacctcacagagtgtttgttgtgggggaggaagggaaaggaaaatgttagccgctttgagactccttagggtagtgataaagtggggtatcaaatccaaactcttcatcttTAGTTCACACTAGCCATGGTCAGTGCTCTCAGTCTGAGGTGCTGAATTCTCCTTGGCAAAGCTGCTCAGGGTCTCCAGTGTCATCCCCTCCAGAGCAGCTTAAGTAGAGACAAAATTGGAAGATGAGCACGCTAAATTCAGTACGTGAGAGTTGGGCAAGATTTTAGAGCTGGCTCGCAGCACCTCATTTTCCCAGTGACATTAAGGAGGCTTCTGCACTGACGCACAGGCTTCTTCTGGGGCTCCTCCAAGAAGTTGAGAAAGATGATGCCAACTGGCTGAGATCCAACAGATTGGACAGAGTTGTTTCCTGAGCAGACTCTTGGGAAGTGGCGCTGCTCAGGTGAGCAGCAGCCTGTAAATTGCCACTTCTGAGCCAGTTGGGGGCAGTATGGTTGCCAGCTGGCACATAGCTGTTTGTGTTTAGCAATTTTaatcggagctagctgacctgactggaagagtccgcgaccagaaggaggaggagtaccaggaagaatggatgaaatttaaagactatgtACTTAAATACGTcaagataacttaattggaaaaacttgcaaatatcagataggcttaggatttaaacaCGTGATGTTAGAGAATAATATGCTTAAAGTTAAaacgaaaagaaagaaagatgttaagtgattaagttaatatTATGAgaaaaattggttttggaaaactgttacaatgatatacactgaaattcagctaggggatttgaggaagtcacttaacaatgttactaagattggatcAAGTTCAGttatgatttttgtttgtttagaattttggaaaatcaattttaaaaatttgggggaaaaaattaatCTCTCCGATGATGGGTTTGAACACTTAACCTTTTCATTTTAGGTTCTCCCTCCTCCAGCGGGTTATGTCCCTATCCGTACTCCAGCTCGTAAACTTACAGCGACGCCAACACCCCTGGGCGGCATGACTGGATTCCACATGCAAACTGAAGACAGGACCATGAAGAGTGTCAATGACCAGCCCTCAGGAAATCTTCCTTTCCTAAAACCAGATGACATACAGTATTTCGATAAACTACTGGTGAGATTTTGGCTTGTCTGTGTTGTTGTCTTACACTGTATGGAGGTTGGCGTTAAATGTCTATTAACCAACGTACTTGTAATTAAATGTAGGTTGATGTTGACGAATCAACACTCAGTCCAGAGgaacagaaggaaagaaaaataatgaaattGCTTTTGAAGATTAAGAACGGCACCCCTCCCATGAGGAAGGTAAGTTAGATCACTGCCCCTCTTACATCCACTGTTTATGCTCACTTTGTCTTGTGTTTGCCCTGCAATTTATgactgaattttattattatgttatatAGGCTCACTTTATAATTTCTTGCCGGAGCTGGACAGCATTTTTGGTTCCAAGACCCATCATTACTAAAATATTTAGAAGAGTGCTTCTAAAGACTGCTTAGAAGAGTGTGGCTGTGTTGATTTAGAAAAATACTTATACAGCTGAGTCATGcacaaaacctctaagtggtgtacagcaaaaataaaaacaaagattaaaaacagaaatcTCATATGCAGCTTGCCAGTCGCATAAAATTCATTTATGatcttgttgagattcctgtatttcaggggCTTGGAGTAGAGGACCTttagggttccttccaattctacagaaaaggcctgtccTGTCAGTAAAATGAATCTTCGAAAGATGTCTAAAAACAAGGAGCATTAAATGCCATAGAAACATAtctctttattttaattttttgactTGCTGGGCTTTAGAATGAATAGAGCAGACTGTATCTAATGTTATGCTGCATTTCCCCTCTTCCATAGGCTGCTTTGCGACAGATTACTGATAAAGCTCGTGAATTTGGGGCAGGCCCGCTGTTCAACCAGATTTTACCCTTGCTGATGTCACCAACTCTTGAAGACCAAGAACGCCATTTGCTTGTCAAAGTTATTGACAGAATCTTGTACAAATTAGATGACCTGGTTCGACCATATGTCCACAAGGTTTGTCTCACTGGAATTTAGTACTTTCATTCTGAATGACATAATTTTAATGTAAGCCTGTGATGTATATATTCAGAATAACAGATGATTGCACTCCCTATTGTGTTGTAGGCTCATAGCTATAAAGATATTATTTCCACAATTAAATATAGAAAAAAGCTGTGTTGTTAAAACACtgttggtgcccttcagatacaTGCGTTTAAATTTTGAATTCCAATTTATTTACCTAGGTCCTTAAGTCCTAGCTGCCACAGCTATAATACTATTTTTGGAAGTAGGAATGGTCCTTATTAGCATTAAATTATTAGTGCGAGGTACCAAAGTAGAAGGATAACAGAGAATTGCAATGTGgattaaataaatgcaaatgaatAAATTCTAATTTCTTTGGAATTGGAAAGTGTGAAACCTTCAACTTCTATGAAGCTCATTCTTGAGTTTAGCTACTACTGAAGTTAACACAGTTTTAAAGCTGCATTTGCATAAGATCTGAGTGTTTTAACTTTCATTTAACCCTTTTCAGATTCTTGTGGTCATTGAACCGTTGCTGATTGATGAAGACTACTATGCCAGGGTAGAAGGCAGAGAAATTATTTCCAACTTGGCTAAGGTAAACACACCAtaaattctttctttttattatgcTGATACTAGCAGTGATTGAAAACTTGACCTGGGATAACATATAAGCATATCAACCAATTTGACTTCATATTGTGAAGAGGCAAGATACTGTTGCTTTATGGCTTTGAAAAATGAGCACAGGCTTACCCGATCATGAATTTAGATTGTAGAAATGCTTTGTGCAAGTCAGCAATAGCAGCCTGTTTGCTTATTTTGTCTTTTCAGGCTGCCGGACTGGCAACTATGATTTCCACTATGCGACCTGATATCGATAACATGGATGAATACGTTCGTAACACAACGGCTCGAGCCTTTGCTGTGGTCGCCTCTGCTTTGGGCATTCCATCTCtgttgccttttttaaaagccGTGTGTAAAAGCAAGAAGTCCTGGCAAGCTAGGCACACTGGTATCAAGATTGTGCAGCAAATTGCTATTCTTATGGGCTGTGCCATTTTACCTCATCTCAGAAGTTTGGTTGAAATTATTGAGCATGGTAAGTAGATGTAAAATTGCATAGCGTTCAAGTCCTAAAGCAGGGGAGTGCGTTTTAGCTGAATGCTGTTAATGGGTCATATAACAAATCAATGTTGTATTAGAGCATCTTTGATTTTCTCTTTGCAGTAAAGTCTGCTGGGTGTATGAAAGCAAAATGCAGAGAGGAGAATTTGGACTGTTCATAAAATGCATCTTACCTTTATCTCCATCAGCAAAGTTGTGCATTCTGGTTATCGCAGTATTGCAAGTGATTAGCAGCTGGCATACCAATGTAGTGTGTACTTGGTGGTGGAGATAACATCAATTTtacaactttctttttaaaaaaaagatattagcTGAGAATTTATATCAGTCTTGTCCCTTTTAACGCTATACAGATAAATAGTTAAGCTATGGGTAGACGAGCCTGCAGTATAGGAGACTAGGATTGGAGGCTATGCTGAAGTTAGGTTTGCAGTCCTGTTTGCCTCTTGGTGTTGTGCTACTCTTCAAGTTAAGACCTCTTTAGACCAGAGACAAAGCTATACCAAGACCTGGGAAGTTGGTCAAGTACTGTAGTCATACACTTCAGAGTGAGGTGTAGATTTGTGACAGCCTTGGCCAAAAGGCTTACCACCACTGGATTAGGCTGTAGGATTGGGATGACTGGGGATATTCTCGCTGACTTGTTGAGGTCTCTCAAGACATTGCTTTATAGCTCCAAAAATATTTTAACATGAATTGTGCGGGTTTTGGTAAGCCTAGGGTGGGATCCAATTTAATGTCTGCACGAAAAGGTTTGAGAGTTGCCATTGTTGCACAAGTGGTAGCACACAAAGCTAAACTGTCAATGAGTTGCACTTGTGCCAGGGGGTTCACAGTCTCTCTCACAAGCACAAGATTGTGTGCAGCACTTGTGTTGTACTAGGAAGGGACTCCTGTTCACAGAATGCCTACTGTGGTGCAAGCTGACTGCCACAACTGGGTATCACCTGAAATGTGTTTGTTGTGCCCTGATATCTGTTGACGTCACTTCAGTTGTGTCTCTGCAAGGTGAAACCAGCAATGTGTTTGTTTTGCAGGCTTGGTGGATGAGCAGCAGAAAGTACGTACCATCAGTGCTTTGGCTATTGCTGCTTTAGCCGAGGCAGCAACTCCCTACGGCATAGAGTCATTTGACTCTGTTTTAAAGCCCCTGTGGAAGGGTATACGCCAGCACAGAGGAAAGGTAAGCCTGAGTTGCCTCAATCAGCTCATTTTTAAGAGAACATGCCTGGATATTATTGATCTTTAATCATGTTTCTAAAATTATGTACCATCAGGGTCTGGCTGCCTTCTTGAAAGCTATCGGGTACCTTATTCCACTTATGGATGCAGAATACGCCAATTACTATACCAGGGAAGTAATGTTGATCCTTATCAGAGAGTTCCAGTCTCCTGATGAAGAAATGAAAAAGATTGTACTGAAGGTATGCAAATGTAATATCTGCCGATTGTTTGAGGCTTTAAAGAGTTGGGTGTATGCAAATTACGAAGAGCGTTACAGTTCCATGTGCTGGGAGAGATGTATTGGTAACGGTCAATTTTAACTTGTTAATAAAAACAAGTGTAATATTTTatgtaatatttttatatattaattatacccatatgtgtgtttgtatgtatacatgtatatatacatgaatatatgaatgaatgaataaatgaatatatatgaATATGAGATAGACATGGATCCTGAAAGGTAATAGTCTCAACATAGTGCAGAAAGGAATACTGAGATCAAGAGAAATGGGGGCTTGCTTAAGATCAGCCCAAGGAGTTTGTGCTTGAGCTGTGCTTTGAATCAGGAGCTTCCTGGGTCATGCTGttgaatgcattttttaattagTTGCCTTATAAGACAGTTTTTTAACATACTGCTTTTCCAGAACCATTTTGTCAATTTGAAATTTGAGTATAATGAAACTTTTATCATAACTTTTTCTCAAGGAGAAATAGGGTATTCATGTTGGCTGTTTCCTCTCCTTCCAGGTGGTAAAGCAGTGCTGTGGAACAGATGGTGTTGAAGCAAACTACATTAAAACAGAGATTCTGCCCCCATTTTTCAAGCACTTTTGGCAGCACAGAATGGCACTGGACAGAAGGAATTACAGACAGGTACTGTTGGCTTCTTAGTTAGAGAAGGCTTTGAACAGATTTGGAAGTGTGTTGGAAACATTTGGAAGTGTGTTGGAAACAAGCAATACTTTTACCATCATGGTAAAAGCAGTTTCAGAAGAAACCATAAATGCTAATTCTGGGTGGATTACTGGAagccttattatttatttcaaccaTTTGTGTACCTCTTCACACCTTAGTCTCTAAATGATGGACAGTGTGCTTAAAACGATAAAAGAACTATGTTTACACTACTGCTAGTTTTAATACAAACTTCAAGTTAAATAAAGTTTGGCAGTTCTTATTCAGTGAGAATATTCAGCTCAGATATGCTGTGTTTCAACTACTCACATGTACTGTAGTAGTAATGCCACCAAGAATAGAATTTTAGGACTGCAGTTCTGTCCATATGTCTTAAGAGTAAGCCTTTTTGAATAGAAATTACTTCCAGGTATATATGCATAGGAGCAGGTTGCAAGTTACCCATGCAGAATTATAAGTTAATAAGAGGGGGAAACTTTCCATCGCTTGCAGGCTTCAGATCAATCTATATGGCCTGTTCCACACTAGTAGCAATCCTGAAGTTTCTGTATTCGCTGCATACTAGCAACCTCCCAAAACCTAATTTTAACGCTCACCCAAACTCTTTGTTTTTTTATCCCTAAAACATAGTTTTGCTTCTATTTCTTCTTGGGGGAACAGAATAGGGGTGGTATGAAACTTGcttattcaaaaaataaaataaaaattgtctgTTTCAGTTGGTTGACACAACTGTGGAGCTTGCAAACAAAGTTGGAGCAGCGGAAATTATTTCCAGGATTGTGGATGATCTGAAAGATGAAGCTGAGCAGTACAGGAAGATGGTTATGGAGACGATTGAGAAAATCATGGGGAATCTGGGAGCAGCTGATATTGACCACAAGCTGGAAGAACAGCTTATTGATGGTATCCTGTATGCCTTCCAAGAACAGACCACAGAGGTATATGGAAACACTCATAATTTCTATTCGGGGTTAAGTTTAGAATAATGACTAATAATTGTGTTGGAAAGGGAAAATCGAGACTTCAGATTTAAAAATTTACCAGTAACATAGTCCATGCTCAAAAACAGCCCATCTGCACAAGCATTCCCACAAGTCATTTGGGACTCTGTGGGTAATAAAAGTTGCTATCCCTTTAGTTGTTAGGGGGCCATAGGAGATATCTGACTGAGCCCACACACTATTTTATTCCCAGCCCAACAAATGACTGGCAACAGTTATCTGGATGGAGGGAGAAAGTACTCAGGCTGCAGCCACAAGGTCCTTCCTGTTTTTCATTTTGAATGAGTTGATACTGAGGTACTTGTGATGCTCCTGTCAGTTAAACCCACTTCAGTATACGTCCCTACTAAGCAGCTGTCAATAGTGAAATGTttgcttccattttggggctcAAATCAGCTTTTACCATTCTGTGGGTGTGATGATGCAAGAGTTCAGGGCTGATACCTGAAATTGTGCTTGACTGTCAAGTCATGAGAAATGTAGATGGGGTCAAAACCTAACCTATCGGAACGAGACAGCGAAGCTAGGAAAGTCAAATAACCTCCAATGTTGGTGACAAGACAATACTAAGACATTCTGCTTTATAACTTCCTTGTAAACAGGACTCCGTGATGTTGAatggatttggaacagtggtcaATGCTCTTGGCAAGCGAGTTAAACCGTACTTGCCCCAGATCTGCGGTACAGTTTTGTGGCGTTTGAACAACAAGTCAGCCAAAGTAAGGCAGCAAGCTGCTGACCTGATATCCCGTACTGCAGTTGTCATGAAGACTTGTCAGGAGGTAGATACTTTTCCTTATCACTTTTCTTAAACATTGCTTTTGTGTCTAGAGACGTTCGATTACAagctgttgttgctttttcttttttgttcataGGAAAAATTGATGGGACACTTGGGTGTGGTATTATATGAATACCTGGGTGAAGAATACCCTGAAGTATTGGGCAGTATTCTCGGAGCACTTAAAGCTATCGTGAACGTCATAGGTAAGTGTAGTTTttataacaaaaacaacaaagtgaTTTTTTGATTTGGAGGGACAGAAATTGAGACTCAAGGTACCCTTTTCTATGTTGAACAGGTATGCACAAAATGACCCCTCCGATTAAAGACTTGCTGCCAAGGCTCACACCTATCTTGAAGAACAGACATGAAAAAGTGCAGGAGAATTGTATAGACCTGGTTGGGCGTATTGCAGACAGGTACATGATTTTTTTCTTGTGGTTAAGTGTACAGTTAACCTTCCGGTCTATATTGTGTAGAGTatcttttatatatgtgtgtactgTAATTTCTTTTGCACTTATTAGTACCTCAGATTCAATCTTCGTTGTAATGTTCAATCCAAAATAAATAGTGCAACTACGTCTTGCGGATCTAGGTGTTTGCGTAAAAGGTTTCCACTtagttttttcattaaaaaatacctttcctctctcttttatccAGGGGGGCAGAATATGTTTCTGCAAGAGAGTGGATGAGAATCTGCTTTGAGCTGCTGGAGTTGCTAAAAGCTCACAAGAAAGCCATCCGAAGAGCAACTGTGAACACATTTGGTTATATTGCAAAGGCTATTGGGTAAGCATTTCCCTTACTGTATAAACACACAGCTCGAcacaatctaccgtattttttctgTGTAGAAGACAGGGTTTTTTGCTAAAAGAAATTAGTCTAAAATTGGGAGATCGTCTTATAGATGAATGGTGAATGCACAGGTATTCGGGTGTGGGTGGTTCTGGcctgatttcttaattttgtgtTCAGAAAAATAcacgtcttatacacagaaaaatacagtacttctccCTCTCTTTGAAGTAGTGTTAACGTCCCGTTTTCCAACATACAGGGTGATTTTAACCTCCTCCGACTGGGCCCATTGATATTAATGGACTTAAGTAATTAAGTCTGTTGATTTCAGTACTTCTCGATGTCAATCGTGTGTCTGGGGTTTGGAGAATGAAAAGTTAACACAACTGCAAAGAAAGGGGGAGTTGGATCCTTTTGAGCTATGCATCTGAATGAAAAAACTGGAGAAGCAATGGGTATAACCAATTACAAACCCACAAAATGTAAATCCCATCGAAAATTCGATGCTGCATTTATACCTTTTTAATTGATAATATTAATCTGTGTGCATTACATATTACAAGGAGCAAGTATGACGGGCCTTACCCCAAGGGACTTAGTCTGTGGGTGCCATGGTTcctttattttaacattttttattgctttgttcTTCTTCCAGACCACACGATGTGCTGGCGACGCTGCTAAATAATTTGAAAGTACAAGAAAGACAAAACAGAGTGTGTACAACAGTAGCAATAGCTATTGTAGCTGAAACCTGCTCCCCTTTCACAGTGCTGCCTGCTCTCATGAATGAATACAGAGTTCCAGAACTGAATGTCCAGAATGGTGTATTAAAATCACTTTCCTTCCTCTTTGAGTATATTGGAGAAATGGGAAAGGACTACATTTATGCTGTAACCCCATTGCTTGAAGACGCTTTAATGGACAGGCAAGTAAACCCCACTCCCCAGGCTTAAATTGTGTTACCGTCTTCATCTTTCATCTGATGCACTTCTTCTGGAGAATTTTAAATGGGGGGCGGACACAAGACTTGACTTGCTTTCTAGGCATATAATAAGCAAACACTGGAAATATTTGTAAAAGCAAAATTGACCAGAATACATGATAAGCAGCCTGTGTGAGCCACCAGTTCTGGGAAGAAGGAGTGGGACTGATTTTCCTGGATCCCAAGTGCCTTCCCCTTCCCTGGAGGGATGGATGTTTAGAATCCCTGCCTCTTTTCTCTTCAGTATACATAAAGCAAGCTTAAACAATTGCCACATTGCTTGGCTGAACTTCATTTACATAGCTGTGACTGGAAAAGATGGCGCTTGGTGTAACATAGCTTTCCACTTTTCTACTCTTTTTGGTTGATTAACATCTGCCCAGGGAGGCAGTAGTTAAGCCACTCTGAATTTATCCTCTCCTGGACTCTGGGAACTGTTCCAACTGCTAGCCtgttactattttttttttttttttagcaagatCAACACTGGATACAAGTCTGTTTCTGGGTACAATTTGAAGTGTTGGTGTTAATGTATGAAACTCTTAAGTGGCTTGGGGCTAGAGTGTTTGAAGGCCTACCAACTCCCACATGAACTTGCTAGATCTTTAAAATCAGGCCCTTCTCAGAGTTGAGAGATTAAGCTGGTGGTGTTTGAGGAAATCTGTGAGGTACCAGCATTATCATTTGGGTGCCAGGTTATTCTCCAAGGCTTCATTCACATGGTTAAGTGGCCtctgccatttaatttttccCTTAATCATTTTTTAGTATATTGTTTTCCCGATTATTGCAGCTGCCTGCTTATTTCTTTGTGCTTTTCCTCTACGCCATTGTGTGAATTTTACTGCTTTTAACGTGGTTGGTTTTTATTAATATTGTGAGTTGCCGAAATGGAGAAGCAGCGTAGAAGTATCTAAAACGATTGTGGCTCTCACCCAGACATACTGAGTTGAATCTATTGATGAGCGTAGCAGGGAGAAAAGAGGATGGACAGTGATTTTAAGAAGCTAAACGTCACCAAAATCGGTTAACTTCCAACATATAGTCATGTTGTAACATACATTCTGTCAGCCTGGCAAAAACCAAACCTAAACACGTCTATGCAATTTCCTTTTCAGGGACCTTGTTCACAGACAAACCGCTAGTGCTGTAGTACAACATATGTCGCTTGGAGTATACGGCTTTGGCTGCGAAGACTCTTTGAATCACTTACTGAATTACGTGTGGCCCAATGTGTTTGAGACATCGCCCCATGTCATCCAAGCAGTTATGGGAGCCCTGGAAGGGCTGAGGGTTGCTATTGGACCTTGCCGAATGTTACAGTATTGTTTACAGGTAAATTTCCTTAAGTAAAAATGTTTGGTTTGTGAGCAGACTTTGGAATAAAATCCCGTATTGCATTTTTTGTCAGCGTTCTCAGCGTGACCTTCTATGAACAAACACCATAAGCTCGCCTGAATAAATCAGGCAAGGAAAAACATTGGTTAAATATTGCACAACCGCAAAACGGTTAACGAAGGCAGGGTTGCTCTTTGACATATTAAGAACTATTGAAATACAATTGTAGCGGTAGAATGACTGCTGGAAATTTTTAATTATAAGACACCTTTTTATTTTGGGGCATAGCTCATTTAGGAAGCCTTGATAAATCATTAGCTGAAAATAGTCACAAATCAATGTAACATTTGGTTTGTGCTGTAGCTGAGCTAAAGAAGACAGTGGTTGTGATGGGGAAACCCTCTGGGTGGATGTGAGAGGTTTTATGCATCTGCAGTGTGACTTTCGCCACTCCCATCCTCTGTGTTCCACTATacaagatgtttttaaaaacgTTGAGCTTGAGCAGCTTGCAAGTTTCCTGGGGTGAAGGGAGGGTTAGAAGAGGGGAGAGGTATCTCCATTTTGTATATATTTAGTTGTGAACACCCTTTGCAATGCCTAGGATTGTGGCTCGCTGTGGATAAACTGTCATTTCTTTTAAACAAATTAGAGAAAAACACCTTGGAAATGTGATTTAATTcccctccttttattttcttaggGTTTGTTTCACCCTGCCAGAAAAGTCAGAGACGTGTACTGGAAGATCTACAATTCCATCTACATTGGTTCACAGGATGCTTTAATAGCACATTACCCACGAATCTACAATGACGAAAAGAACACCTACATTCGTTATGAACTCGATTATGTCTTGTAATTTTAtttctcattctttttttttgtGTTTAGTGCACAGCTATTCCACACTTGGTTCAGATCTGGTGATGTACAATTTTTAAGACACCGCAGATCACCGTAGAGCGGATCAGAGGCGCAGAGCTTTAGAAATCCAGTAGCATGATTTTTACATAACATGTCCTTGTTGATTTTGATGTTAAAGCCAGTAGTGACCAAGAGCAGTGATTTACAGAGTACTGGGAAGATTTCATTTTGGATTCATCTTGATGAGGATTTAGATTCCATTCCTTGTGTTTAAAGGGGCTGTTTATTTTGAGGAAATAAACATTTGTGTATAAAATATTAatggttatgtgtgtgtgtgtgagcatttTTCAAAAGGGAGACACTTTAACAAGTCTCTGATAGATCGTCAAGAAGTTTATGTAAAAAGGTGGCATACTGCATTTTAACCCTCTTTGTCATACCCtagcttttgaataaataagagaAATGTTCACATTTTGATTGTGGCGTCTTCATCCTGTGCTTGCTGTGTGGCGGATAAAATCTACAGATTTTGTACTTGCTGAGCGGTAGTGAATTTCTGGCTTCCTTCACTCAATTCTTTTTTCCAAATCCCTCGCCAAATTCCTTATTCTCAGCAACTTTTTATTCTTGTATTGTGCTGCTCAGTTATTTCTGTGAAACTGAGGTGAGATGTTCTAGGAATACAGAAGAGGGTTGTTTTCACTAAGCCTGGGAAAACTGGTTGATGGTGCTTGATCCTTGTGGAAAACTCTGATAAAGAGAAAAAGCCAGTAGACTGCCGAGACAAAGAacaaattattacagtggtaccttggttctcaaacttaatccattctgggagtcgacttccaaaatggttcaaaaaccaaggtgcggcttccgattggctgcaggagcttcctgcactcaagcagaagccacgttggatgtttggcttccgaaaaacattcgtaaaccggaacagtcacttccaggtttgcggtgtttggaagccaagctgttcgagaaccaagacaccactgtactagtttttgccaaggtaaaaaggtaaagggacccctaaccattacgtccagtcggagacgactctggggttgcggc
The nucleotide sequence above comes from Podarcis raffonei isolate rPodRaf1 chromosome 1, rPodRaf1.pri, whole genome shotgun sequence. Encoded proteins:
- the SF3B1 gene encoding splicing factor 3B subunit 1 isoform X1; its protein translation is MAKIAKTHEDIEAQIREIQGKKAALDEAQGVGLDSTGYYDQEIYGGSDSRFAGYVTSIAATELEDDDDDYSSTSLLGQKKPGYHAPVALLNDIPQSTEQYDPFAEHRPQKIADREDEYKNRRRMMIISPERLDPFADGGKTPDPKMNARTYMDVMREQHLTKEEREIRQQLAEKAKAGELKVVNGAASQPPSKRKRRWDQTADQTPGTTPKKLSNWDQAETPGHTPSLRWDETPGRAKGSETPGATPGSKIWDPTPSHTPAGAATPGRGDTPGHATPGHGGATSSARKNRWDETPKTERDTPGHGSGWAETPRTDRGGDSIGETPTPGASKRKSRWDETPASQMGGSTPVLTPGKTPIGTPAMNMATPTPGHIMSMTPEQLQAWRWEREIDERNRPLSDEELDAMFPEGYRVLPPPAGYVPIRTPARKLTATPTPLGGMTGFHMQTEDRTMKSVNDQPSGNLPFLKPDDIQYFDKLLVDVDESTLSPEEQKERKIMKLLLKIKNGTPPMRKAALRQITDKAREFGAGPLFNQILPLLMSPTLEDQERHLLVKVIDRILYKLDDLVRPYVHKILVVIEPLLIDEDYYARVEGREIISNLAKAAGLATMISTMRPDIDNMDEYVRNTTARAFAVVASALGIPSLLPFLKAVCKSKKSWQARHTGIKIVQQIAILMGCAILPHLRSLVEIIEHGLVDEQQKVRTISALAIAALAEAATPYGIESFDSVLKPLWKGIRQHRGKGLAAFLKAIGYLIPLMDAEYANYYTREVMLILIREFQSPDEEMKKIVLKVVKQCCGTDGVEANYIKTEILPPFFKHFWQHRMALDRRNYRQLVDTTVELANKVGAAEIISRIVDDLKDEAEQYRKMVMETIEKIMGNLGAADIDHKLEEQLIDGILYAFQEQTTEDSVMLNGFGTVVNALGKRVKPYLPQICGTVLWRLNNKSAKVRQQAADLISRTAVVMKTCQEEKLMGHLGVVLYEYLGEEYPEVLGSILGALKAIVNVIGMHKMTPPIKDLLPRLTPILKNRHEKVQENCIDLVGRIADRGAEYVSAREWMRICFELLELLKAHKKAIRRATVNTFGYIAKAIGPHDVLATLLNNLKVQERQNRVCTTVAIAIVAETCSPFTVLPALMNEYRVPELNVQNGVLKSLSFLFEYIGEMGKDYIYAVTPLLEDALMDRDLVHRQTASAVVQHMSLGVYGFGCEDSLNHLLNYVWPNVFETSPHVIQAVMGALEGLRVAIGPCRMLQYCLQGLFHPARKVRDVYWKIYNSIYIGSQDALIAHYPRIYNDEKNTYIRYELDYVL